A stretch of Pseudomonas sp. 7SR1 DNA encodes these proteins:
- a CDS encoding ABC transporter ATP-binding protein, with amino-acid sequence MLEVRDVFKSYATPQGPLPVLQGVDLTLRPGSSMALMGESGSGKSTLLHLVAGLDKVDGGSIRSGEYRLDGMSESQLAHWRRTEIGLVFQQFNLISSLSVEDNLAFQARLCGRHDPSWHAHLVRRLGLGELLQRYPEQLSGGQQQRVALGRALASRPPLLLADEPTGSLDEATSDEVLRLLLELLDDSPTSLLMVTHSPRVAARLAHRVVLQRGRLAPMRAQ; translated from the coding sequence ATGCTCGAAGTCCGCGATGTCTTCAAAAGCTACGCCACGCCCCAGGGCCCCTTGCCGGTGCTGCAGGGTGTCGACCTGACGCTGCGTCCTGGCAGCAGCATGGCGTTGATGGGGGAGTCCGGAAGTGGCAAAAGTACCTTGCTGCACCTGGTCGCCGGGTTGGACAAGGTCGATGGCGGGAGCATTCGCAGCGGCGAATACCGGCTCGATGGCATGAGCGAAAGCCAGCTCGCCCATTGGCGACGCACGGAGATCGGCCTGGTGTTCCAGCAGTTCAACCTCATCAGCAGCTTGTCGGTGGAAGACAACCTGGCGTTCCAGGCGCGCCTGTGCGGTCGCCATGACCCGAGCTGGCACGCGCACCTGGTGCGGCGACTGGGGCTGGGGGAATTGTTGCAGCGCTATCCCGAACAGCTTTCCGGCGGGCAGCAGCAGCGGGTGGCGTTGGGGCGGGCGCTGGCTTCTCGGCCCCCCCTGTTGCTGGCCGACGAACCCACCGGCAGCCTCGACGAGGCGACCAGCGACGAGGTGTTGCGACTGTTGCTGGAACTGCTCGATGACAGTCCCACCAGCCTGCTGATGGTGACCCACAGTCCGCGGGTGGCGGCTCGCCTGGCCCACCGTGTGGTGCTGCAACGCGGGCGGCTGGCGCCGATGCGAGCGCAGTGA
- a CDS encoding ABC transporter permease, translated as MILRQTLKALLSHWRQHPVQFFSVLTGLWLATSLLTGVQALNSQARDSYARASQLIGGEPQASLDAPGGGTFAQQWFIDLRRQGWPVSPVLQARVTLEGHEGQRLQLMGIDPVSLPPGGALAGQAREMSEVVAFFTEPGRTWIAPPTLQALGLREGDRPRTVEGQTLPPLHTQPDMAPGILLMDIGFAQQVLRLPDQLSRLSLPASFSAALPEAFNGRLQLKHANEENNLSRLTESFHLNLDALGFLSFVVGLFIVHAAIGLALEQRRGLLRTLRACGVSARLLIGSLALELGALALLGGVAGVLSGYWLASLLLPDVAASLRGLYGAEVAGHLSLSSWWWLSGVGLSLLGAVLAGADSLLRAARLPLLALANPQAWHQAHARWLKRQGWIAALAALVAVSALMWGDSLASGFVLMTTLLLGAALALPVLLNSALNLLRHRTHAVLGQWFLADCRQQLPTLSLALMALLLALAANIGAGSMTSGFRQTFNDWLEQRLSAELYVSPQSPAQAGELQAWLKQQPAVTAILPNWQVSIPLQGWPTDIFGIVDHPGYRQHWPLLEAAGDNPWEQLAGADTLMLSEQLARRLRLGIGDRLSVPTPQGPWVARIVGIYADYGNPKGHVLVNAEHLLRHWPTLTPYRFNLHIEASAIAALVTDLQARFALDDSRIVDQARLKGWSTQVFERTFAATAALNGLTLAVAGVALFISLLTQSQSRLGQLAPLWALGVTRRQLMLLNLGQTWLLALLTLVLALPLGIALAWCLDAVINVQAFGWRLPLRVFPLQLAQLLALAMFATLLASAWPLYALYRTQPADLLRRFSQEDSP; from the coding sequence ATGATTTTGCGCCAGACCCTCAAGGCCTTGCTCAGCCACTGGCGCCAGCATCCGGTGCAGTTCTTCAGCGTGCTCACCGGCCTGTGGCTTGCCACCAGCCTGCTCACCGGTGTCCAGGCACTGAACAGCCAGGCTCGGGACAGCTACGCACGTGCCAGCCAGCTCATCGGCGGCGAACCCCAGGCCAGCCTTGATGCGCCCGGCGGTGGCACCTTTGCCCAACAATGGTTCATCGACCTGCGCCGCCAGGGGTGGCCGGTTTCGCCGGTGCTGCAGGCCAGGGTGACCCTGGAAGGGCACGAGGGCCAGCGCCTGCAATTGATGGGCATCGACCCGGTGTCGCTTCCGCCCGGTGGCGCATTGGCAGGGCAGGCGCGGGAGATGAGCGAGGTGGTGGCGTTCTTCACCGAGCCCGGTCGTACCTGGATTGCCCCGCCAACCCTGCAGGCCCTCGGGCTGCGAGAGGGCGACCGGCCCCGGACTGTCGAGGGGCAGACGCTGCCCCCCCTGCATACCCAGCCGGACATGGCGCCGGGCATCCTGCTGATGGACATCGGGTTCGCCCAACAGGTGTTGCGGTTGCCGGACCAGTTGTCGCGGCTGTCGCTGCCCGCCAGTTTCTCCGCCGCGCTACCGGAGGCCTTCAACGGTCGGCTGCAATTGAAGCACGCCAATGAAGAAAACAACCTGTCGCGCCTGACCGAAAGTTTTCATCTGAACCTGGATGCTCTCGGGTTCCTGTCCTTCGTGGTGGGACTGTTTATCGTCCACGCGGCCATCGGCCTGGCCCTGGAACAACGTCGTGGTCTGCTGCGAACCCTGCGTGCCTGCGGCGTCAGTGCCCGCTTGCTGATCGGCAGCCTGGCCCTGGAATTGGGGGCGCTGGCCCTGCTCGGCGGAGTCGCCGGGGTGCTCAGCGGCTATTGGCTGGCCAGTTTGCTGTTGCCCGATGTCGCGGCCAGTCTGCGAGGGCTTTACGGCGCCGAGGTGGCCGGGCACCTGAGCCTCAGCTCGTGGTGGTGGCTCAGTGGTGTGGGCCTGAGCCTGCTCGGCGCAGTGCTGGCCGGGGCTGACAGCCTGTTGCGCGCCGCGCGCCTGCCGTTGCTGGCCCTGGCCAATCCCCAGGCATGGCATCAGGCCCACGCACGTTGGCTGAAACGCCAGGGCTGGATTGCGGCCCTGGCGGCGCTGGTCGCGGTTTCAGCGCTGATGTGGGGCGATAGCCTGGCCAGCGGGTTTGTCCTGATGACGACGTTGCTGCTGGGGGCGGCCCTGGCCTTGCCGGTGTTGCTCAATAGCGCCTTGAACCTGCTGCGTCACCGCACCCACGCCGTGCTCGGCCAGTGGTTTCTCGCCGATTGCCGGCAGCAGTTGCCGACATTGAGCCTGGCGCTGATGGCCCTGCTGCTGGCGCTGGCGGCGAATATCGGGGCCGGCAGCATGACCTCCGGCTTCCGCCAGACGTTCAATGACTGGCTCGAACAACGGCTCTCCGCTGAGTTGTACGTCAGCCCGCAGAGCCCGGCCCAGGCCGGCGAGCTGCAGGCCTGGCTGAAGCAGCAACCGGCGGTCACCGCCATCTTGCCCAACTGGCAGGTGTCGATTCCGTTGCAGGGATGGCCGACGGATATCTTCGGCATCGTCGACCATCCCGGCTATCGCCAGCACTGGCCGTTGCTGGAAGCCGCCGGCGATAACCCGTGGGAGCAACTGGCTGGCGCCGACACGCTGATGCTCAGCGAGCAACTGGCCCGGCGCCTCAGGCTCGGCATCGGCGACCGGCTGAGCGTGCCGACGCCGCAGGGGCCGTGGGTTGCGCGCATCGTTGGCATCTATGCCGACTACGGCAACCCCAAGGGGCATGTACTGGTCAATGCCGAGCATTTGCTCAGGCATTGGCCAACGTTGACGCCGTATCGCTTCAACCTGCACATTGAAGCGTCGGCGATTGCCGCATTGGTGACGGACCTGCAAGCGCGATTTGCCCTGGATGACAGTCGTATCGTCGATCAGGCCCGGCTCAAGGGGTGGTCGACCCAGGTCTTCGAGCGCACCTTTGCCGCCACCGCTGCGCTCAACGGCCTGACCCTGGCCGTGGCCGGGGTGGCGCTGTTCATCAGTCTGCTGACCCAGAGCCAGAGTCGTCTTGGCCAGTTGGCGCCGCTGTGGGCGTTGGGGGTGACGCGCCGGCAGCTGATGTTGCTCAACCTGGGGCAGACCTGGCTGTTGGCGCTGTTGACGTTGGTGCTGGCCTTGCCGCTGGGGATCGCCCTGGCCTGGTGCCTGGATGCGGTGATCAACGTGCAGGCCTTTGGCTGGCGGCTGCCGCTACGGGTATTTCCACTGCAACTGGCGCAACTGCTGGCCCTGGCGATGTTCGCCACGCTATTGGCGTCGGCCTGGCCGCTGTACGCGTTGTATCGCACGCAGCCGGCCGATCTGCTGAGGCGCTTTTCCCAGGAAGACAGCCCATGA
- a CDS encoding lipocalin-like domain-containing protein, with protein sequence MKFRIGLMLLALWLGGCDDASSPKGFAGLGGEAVAFTPVVPGRVFGFPRDHGAHEGFRIEWWYVTANLKDAQGRDFGVQWTLFRSALSAAPQAEGWRNQTIWLGHAAVTSATVHHAAERYARGGIGQAGVQASPFDAWIDDWRFATQASGNDPLADMQLKAHDPRFSYELRLVSSRPLVLQGEAGFSQKSEQGQASYYYSQPFFQASGHLDIDGQRYQVSGPAWLDREWSSQPLTANQTGWDWFSLHLDSGEHVMLYRMRHSNGEPYLTGTWIDARGQAQTLHAGEISLEPLDRAKVAGRAMPVRWSIKIPGKQLDITTVALNPDAWMDLRIPYWEGPVKMSGSHGGTGYLEMTGY encoded by the coding sequence ATGAAGTTTCGAATTGGCTTGATGTTGCTGGCGCTGTGGCTGGGCGGCTGTGATGACGCCTCGTCACCCAAGGGCTTTGCCGGTCTTGGTGGCGAAGCCGTTGCGTTCACGCCGGTGGTGCCGGGGCGGGTGTTCGGTTTTCCCCGGGATCACGGAGCCCATGAGGGGTTTCGCATCGAATGGTGGTACGTCACCGCCAATCTCAAGGATGCCCAGGGCCGCGATTTCGGCGTGCAATGGACGCTGTTCCGCAGCGCCCTGAGCGCCGCCCCACAGGCCGAGGGCTGGCGCAACCAGACAATCTGGCTCGGCCACGCTGCCGTCACGTCCGCCACCGTCCACCACGCCGCCGAACGCTACGCCCGGGGCGGGATAGGGCAGGCCGGGGTCCAGGCGAGCCCTTTCGATGCCTGGATCGATGACTGGCGGTTCGCTACCCAGGCCTCGGGAAACGATCCCTTGGCAGACATGCAGTTGAAGGCTCACGACCCGCGTTTCAGCTATGAGCTGCGGCTCGTTTCAAGCCGGCCGCTGGTGTTGCAGGGAGAAGCCGGTTTCAGCCAGAAATCCGAACAGGGCCAGGCGTCGTATTACTACAGCCAGCCTTTTTTCCAGGCCAGCGGTCACCTCGATATCGACGGCCAGCGCTATCAGGTCAGTGGTCCGGCCTGGCTCGATCGCGAATGGAGCAGCCAGCCGCTGACCGCCAACCAGACCGGATGGGACTGGTTTTCCCTGCACCTGGACAGCGGTGAGCACGTGATGCTCTATCGCATGCGACACAGCAATGGCGAGCCCTACCTCACGGGCACCTGGATCGATGCCCGGGGCCAGGCGCAGACCCTGCATGCCGGGGAAATCAGCCTGGAGCCACTGGACAGGGCCAAGGTCGCCGGGCGAGCGATGCCGGTGCGCTGGTCCATCAAGATCCCCGGCAAGCAGCTGGACATCACCACCGTCGCCCTGAATCCCGACGCCTGGATGGACCTGCGCATTCCTTATTGGGAAGGGCCGGTGAAAATGAGTGGCAGCCATGGCGGCACCGGTTACCTGGAAATGACCGGCTATTGA
- the hglS gene encoding 2-oxoadipate dioxygenase/decarboxylase HglS, translated as MSFVSPDLIRQRFSKAMSEMYRDEVPLYGALMNLVEHTNAQVLLNDPQLAEHLDSTGERQRLDMERHGAIRVGTATELATLARLFAVMGMQPVGYYDLTPAGVPVHSTAFRAVHESALQVSPFRVFTSLLRLELIENSELRAFAQSVLDKRQIFTPLALQLIDLAERQGGLSEPQAEDFVLQALETFRWHSHATVTAEQYRQLSAQHRLIADVVAFKGPHINHLTPRTLDIDIVQAQMPVHGITPKAVVEGPPRRRCPILLRQTSFKALDEPVAFTDPAGTQGSHSARFGEIEQRGAALTPKGRALYDQLLNAARDALGEFPNEANAQRYNTLMAEHFLQFPDDQDELRRQALAYFRYFVTPKGLAAKGTLEQSTELERLVEQGYLRAEPLVYEDFLPVSAAGIFQSNLGDDAQSHYAGQSNRQAFEEALGRATIDELRLYAETQQRSIDQCREALSIQV; from the coding sequence ATGAGCTTCGTCAGTCCCGACCTGATCCGCCAACGCTTCTCCAAGGCGATGTCCGAGATGTACCGTGACGAGGTGCCGTTGTACGGCGCACTGATGAACCTGGTGGAGCACACCAATGCCCAGGTGTTGCTCAACGATCCACAATTGGCCGAGCACCTGGACAGCACTGGCGAACGTCAACGCCTGGACATGGAGCGCCATGGGGCGATCCGCGTCGGCACCGCGACGGAACTGGCCACCCTGGCCCGGCTGTTCGCGGTCATGGGCATGCAACCGGTGGGTTACTACGACCTGACGCCGGCCGGGGTGCCGGTGCACTCCACCGCGTTTCGCGCCGTGCATGAAAGCGCACTGCAGGTCAGTCCGTTCCGGGTATTCACCTCGTTGCTGCGCCTGGAACTGATCGAGAACAGCGAGCTTCGGGCCTTTGCCCAATCGGTGCTGGATAAACGGCAGATTTTCACGCCCCTGGCCCTTCAGCTCATCGACCTTGCCGAGCGCCAGGGTGGCCTGAGCGAACCACAAGCCGAAGACTTCGTCCTGCAGGCCCTGGAGACGTTTCGCTGGCACAGCCACGCCACCGTCACGGCCGAGCAGTACCGTCAACTCAGCGCCCAGCATCGCTTGATCGCTGACGTGGTGGCCTTCAAGGGCCCGCACATCAACCACCTGACGCCACGCACCCTGGACATCGACATCGTCCAGGCCCAGATGCCCGTCCACGGCATCACACCCAAAGCGGTGGTCGAAGGCCCACCTCGCCGCCGGTGTCCGATCCTGTTGCGCCAGACCAGTTTCAAAGCCCTGGACGAACCGGTCGCGTTCACCGACCCGGCCGGCACCCAGGGCAGCCATAGCGCCCGCTTTGGTGAAATCGAACAACGAGGCGCCGCCCTCACGCCCAAGGGGCGCGCGCTCTACGATCAGTTGCTGAACGCAGCCCGGGACGCCCTCGGGGAATTTCCCAACGAGGCCAATGCCCAGCGCTACAACACACTGATGGCCGAGCACTTCCTGCAGTTCCCTGACGACCAGGATGAATTGCGTCGACAGGCACTGGCGTACTTCCGCTATTTCGTCACGCCAAAAGGCCTGGCCGCCAAGGGCACACTGGAGCAATCAACTGAGCTGGAACGTCTGGTGGAACAGGGTTACCTGCGCGCCGAGCCTCTGGTGTACGAGGATTTCCTGCCGGTCAGTGCCGCGGGGATCTTCCAGTCGAACCTCGGCGACGACGCCCAGAGCCATTATGCCGGGCAGTCCAACCGCCAGGCCTTCGAAGAGGCACTGGGACGGGCGACGATCGATGAACTGCGGTTGTATGCCGAGACGCAACAGCGCTCCATCGATCAATGCAGGGAGGCATTGAGCATTCAGGTTTAG
- the glcF gene encoding glycolate oxidase subunit GlcF: MQTRFSDEARQLPRAEEAERILRSCVHCGFCNATCPTYQLLGDELDGPRGRIYLIKQVLEGQPATTSTQLHLDRCLSCRNCETTCPSGVDYHNLLDIGRAVVDAAVPRPAGQRALRLGLRGLAPSPERFKALLLLGSVFRPLLPATLSAKLPRTHARLSERPVARHTRTVLMLEGCVQPGLSPNTNAAAARVLDRLGISVVACEEAGCCGALDYHLDAQATGLDRARRNIDAWWPHLANGAEAIVQTASGCGAFIKDYGHLLAHDPDYAAKAKQVSARALDLVQVLGSEPLEQICAAKDRRIAVHCPCTLQHAQKLGGSVEALLARLGFNLTPVPDGHLCCGSAGTYSLTQPTLARQLRDNRLNALESGHPELIVTANVGCQNHLDGAGRTPVRHWIELVDQSLTE; the protein is encoded by the coding sequence ATGCAAACCCGTTTCAGCGACGAAGCCCGACAACTGCCCCGCGCCGAAGAAGCCGAACGGATCCTGCGTAGCTGCGTGCATTGCGGCTTCTGCAACGCCACCTGCCCGACTTATCAATTGCTGGGGGACGAACTGGACGGTCCGCGAGGCCGCATCTACCTGATCAAGCAAGTGCTCGAAGGCCAACCGGCCACCACCAGCACTCAACTGCATCTGGACCGCTGCCTGTCGTGTCGCAACTGCGAGACCACCTGCCCGTCGGGCGTGGATTACCACAACCTGCTGGACATCGGTCGGGCGGTGGTCGATGCCGCGGTACCGCGCCCCGCCGGCCAACGTGCGCTGCGCCTGGGTTTGCGGGGCCTGGCCCCCAGCCCCGAGCGGTTCAAGGCCCTGCTGCTTTTGGGCAGCGTGTTCCGTCCGCTGTTGCCTGCGACGTTGAGCGCCAAGCTGCCCCGTACGCACGCGCGCCTCTCCGAGCGCCCGGTGGCGCGCCATACGCGCACCGTGCTGATGCTCGAAGGTTGCGTGCAACCGGGCCTGTCTCCCAACACCAATGCGGCGGCTGCACGCGTGCTGGACCGCCTGGGCATCAGCGTCGTCGCCTGTGAAGAAGCGGGCTGCTGCGGTGCGCTGGACTATCACCTCGACGCTCAGGCCACCGGGCTGGACCGCGCCCGACGCAACATCGATGCCTGGTGGCCGCACCTGGCCAATGGCGCCGAAGCCATTGTCCAGACCGCCAGCGGTTGTGGTGCCTTCATCAAGGACTACGGCCATCTGCTGGCGCACGATCCCGACTATGCCGCCAAGGCGAAACAGGTGAGCGCGCGCGCCCTGGACCTGGTGCAAGTGCTCGGCAGCGAACCCCTGGAACAGATCTGCGCAGCGAAAGACCGTCGCATCGCGGTCCACTGCCCTTGCACCCTGCAGCACGCACAGAAACTCGGCGGCAGCGTCGAGGCCTTGCTGGCACGGCTGGGCTTCAACCTCACCCCGGTTCCCGACGGCCATCTGTGCTGCGGCTCGGCCGGCACCTATTCCCTGACCCAGCCGACCCTGGCGCGACAGCTGCGGGACAACCGCCTCAATGCCCTGGAAAGCGGCCATCCGGAACTGATCGTCACCGCCAACGTCGGTTGCCAGAACCACCTGGACGGCGCCGGGCGCACCCCCGTGCGACACTGGATCGAACTGGTGGATCAGTCCCTCACAGAATGA
- the glcE gene encoding glycolate oxidase subunit GlcE: MSGEVDRDASDLLLEQVNRARANTTPLRIQGSNSKAFLGREVAGEVLDTRVHRGIVHYDPTELVVTVRAGTPLRELLAALDNAGQQLPCEPPAFGEHATVGGMVATGLSGPRRPWAGSVRDFVLGTRLISGHGTLLRFGGEVMKNVAGYDLSRLLAGSLGCLGVIIEVSLKVLPKPRHSLSIRLEMGSAEALENLAEWGRQPLPISAASHDGDCLHLRLEGGEGSVSAAHQRFGGEVIDSRYWSDLNEHRLVFFDEGLPLWRLSVPNHVGPLDLPGPQLLDWAGAQRWLKTDADTVQALAREVGGHATCYSHGATDTPFQPLAPALLRYHRSLKAQLDPLGLFNPGRMYPQF; the protein is encoded by the coding sequence ATGAGCGGCGAAGTCGACCGCGACGCCAGCGACCTGTTGCTCGAACAGGTCAACCGTGCCCGGGCCAACACGACGCCGTTGCGCATCCAGGGTTCGAACAGCAAGGCCTTCCTGGGACGGGAGGTGGCCGGCGAGGTGCTGGACACCCGGGTCCATCGGGGCATCGTCCACTACGACCCCACCGAGCTGGTCGTTACCGTCCGCGCCGGCACCCCGCTGCGCGAACTGCTCGCGGCCCTGGACAACGCCGGCCAGCAATTGCCGTGCGAACCACCGGCGTTCGGCGAGCACGCCACCGTGGGTGGCATGGTCGCCACCGGGCTGTCGGGGCCACGCCGCCCTTGGGCCGGATCGGTACGCGACTTCGTCCTGGGGACCCGCCTGATCAGCGGCCACGGCACGTTGCTGCGCTTTGGCGGCGAGGTCATGAAGAACGTTGCCGGTTATGACCTGTCACGCCTGCTGGCAGGCAGCCTGGGTTGCCTTGGGGTGATCATCGAAGTGTCCTTGAAGGTCCTGCCCAAGCCCCGCCACAGCCTGAGCATCCGCCTGGAAATGGGCAGCGCCGAAGCGCTGGAGAACCTCGCCGAATGGGGCCGGCAGCCCTTGCCCATCAGTGCCGCCAGCCATGACGGCGACTGCCTGCACCTGCGCCTGGAAGGTGGCGAAGGCTCGGTCAGCGCGGCTCACCAGCGGTTCGGCGGCGAAGTGATCGACAGCCGGTACTGGTCGGACCTGAATGAACATCGCCTGGTTTTCTTCGATGAAGGACTTCCCCTGTGGCGCCTGTCAGTGCCCAACCACGTCGGCCCGCTGGACCTGCCAGGCCCGCAGCTGCTCGATTGGGCCGGCGCGCAACGCTGGCTGAAAACCGACGCCGATACGGTGCAGGCCCTGGCCCGGGAAGTGGGCGGCCATGCCACCTGCTACAGTCATGGCGCCACCGACACGCCGTTTCAACCGTTGGCCCCGGCGCTGCTGCGCTACCACCGCAGCCTCAAGGCCCAGCTCGATCCCCTGGGTTTGTTCAACCCGGGACGGATGTATCCGCAGTTCTAG
- the glcD gene encoding glycolate oxidase subunit GlcD: MNILYDEHLDGTLPKVDRQALLQALQTQVPDLEVLHRQEDLKPYECDGLSAYRTTPLLVVLPRRVEQVQALLKLCHERNVPVVARGAGTGLSGGALPLASGVLLVMARFNQILHIDPDARTARLQPGVRNLAISQAAAPFGLYYAPDPSSQIACSIGGNVAENAGGVHCLKYGLTVHNLLKLEMLTIEGEHLTLGSEALDSPGLDLLALFTGSEGLLGVITEVTVKLLPRPQVARVLLASFDSVDKAGRAVADIIAAGIIPGGLEMMDNLAIRAAEDFIHAGYPVDAEAILLCELDGVEADVHDDCERVRQVLHQAGATEVRQARDEAERLRFWAGRKNAFPAVGRLAPDYYCMDGTIPRRALPEVLQRIASLGAEHGLRVANVFHAGDGNMHPLILFDANQPGELERAETLGGKILELCVQVGGSITGEHGVGREKINQMCTQFNSDELNLFHAVKAAFDPAGLLNPGKNIPTLHRCAEFGAMHIHGGQLPFPELERF, translated from the coding sequence ATGAACATTCTCTATGACGAACACCTCGACGGCACTCTGCCAAAGGTGGACAGACAGGCCCTTCTTCAGGCCTTGCAGACCCAGGTTCCGGACCTGGAAGTCCTGCATCGCCAGGAAGACCTCAAGCCCTACGAATGCGACGGCCTCTCGGCCTATCGCACTACCCCCCTGCTGGTGGTGTTGCCGCGGCGAGTCGAACAGGTCCAGGCGTTACTCAAGCTGTGCCATGAGCGCAACGTTCCGGTGGTAGCCCGGGGCGCGGGGACCGGCTTGTCCGGCGGCGCCCTGCCCCTGGCAAGCGGCGTGCTGCTGGTCATGGCCCGCTTCAACCAGATTCTGCACATCGACCCCGACGCTCGCACCGCACGCCTGCAACCCGGCGTGCGCAACCTGGCGATCTCCCAGGCGGCGGCGCCTTTCGGGCTGTATTACGCACCGGACCCCTCCTCCCAGATCGCTTGCTCCATCGGCGGCAACGTCGCTGAAAATGCCGGGGGCGTGCATTGCCTGAAGTACGGGCTGACGGTGCACAACCTGTTGAAGCTGGAAATGCTCACCATCGAAGGCGAACACCTGACCCTGGGCAGCGAGGCCCTGGACTCCCCCGGCCTGGACCTGCTGGCACTGTTCACCGGCTCAGAAGGCTTGCTGGGAGTGATCACCGAAGTCACGGTCAAACTGTTGCCACGTCCCCAGGTCGCCAGGGTGCTGCTGGCCAGTTTCGACTCGGTGGACAAGGCCGGCCGGGCGGTGGCCGATATCATCGCCGCCGGCATCATTCCTGGCGGCCTGGAAATGATGGACAACCTGGCGATCCGCGCCGCCGAGGATTTCATCCACGCCGGTTATCCGGTGGATGCCGAAGCCATCCTGCTGTGCGAACTGGACGGGGTCGAGGCCGATGTCCATGACGACTGCGAACGGGTCCGCCAGGTATTGCACCAGGCCGGCGCCACCGAGGTGCGCCAGGCCAGGGACGAGGCTGAGCGCCTGCGGTTCTGGGCCGGACGCAAGAACGCCTTCCCGGCGGTGGGCCGACTGGCGCCGGACTACTACTGCATGGACGGCACCATTCCCCGGCGCGCCCTGCCCGAAGTATTGCAGCGCATCGCCAGCCTCGGCGCCGAACACGGGCTGCGGGTCGCCAACGTGTTTCATGCCGGCGACGGCAACATGCATCCGCTGATCCTGTTCGATGCCAATCAGCCCGGCGAACTGGAGCGCGCCGAAACCCTGGGCGGCAAGATCCTCGAGCTCTGTGTCCAGGTGGGCGGCAGCATCACGGGTGAACATGGCGTGGGACGGGAAAAGATCAACCAGATGTGCACCCAGTTCAACAGCGACGAACTGAACCTGTTCCATGCCGTAAAAGCGGCGTTCGATCCTGCCGGCCTGCTCAATCCCGGCAAGAACATCCCTACCCTGCACCGCTGCGCCGAATTCGGAGCGATGCATATCCATGGCGGGCAACTGCCTTTCCCCGAACTGGAGCGTTTCTGA
- a CDS encoding alpha/beta fold hydrolase: MLVLWVLLAVFVAWCWLTYPGIGQVLFDLSMALETRLSRLRKITVPISEMTVSTLQGGPYEASASILMLHGYSADKNLWLRMARSFVNDYRVVIPDLAGHGETGFKAGGGYDIPTQARRVIELLDACGLDKVHVIGNSMGGYLAAWLAATSPERVLTLALLNPAGVTSPQPSDMDRLVAAGRNPSLMGSRDDFPPFYALTMASPPWVPKVVLAAVAEQYVQRREELAEIYADFTASPPMEPRLGDIRAPSLLVWGRQDRMIDVSCVPVWSKGIADLRVEIWDGLGHLPPMEKPARTAALYRDFLKGLRQ, translated from the coding sequence ATGCTGGTGTTGTGGGTACTCCTCGCCGTGTTTGTCGCCTGGTGCTGGCTGACCTATCCGGGTATTGGCCAGGTACTGTTCGACTTGAGCATGGCACTGGAAACGCGCCTCTCCCGGTTGCGCAAGATCACGGTGCCGATCAGCGAGATGACGGTATCGACGCTGCAAGGCGGACCTTACGAAGCGTCCGCCAGCATACTGATGCTGCACGGCTACAGTGCCGACAAGAACCTCTGGCTGCGCATGGCCAGGTCCTTTGTCAATGACTACCGGGTGGTGATTCCCGACCTGGCCGGCCATGGCGAAACCGGCTTCAAGGCTGGTGGTGGCTACGACATCCCGACCCAGGCCAGGCGGGTGATCGAACTGCTCGACGCTTGTGGCCTGGACAAGGTCCACGTGATCGGCAACTCCATGGGCGGCTATCTCGCCGCATGGCTGGCAGCCACTTCGCCGGAGCGCGTACTGACCCTGGCGCTGCTCAATCCAGCCGGCGTCACGTCCCCGCAACCCAGCGACATGGATCGCCTGGTGGCCGCCGGCCGAAACCCGTCCCTCATGGGTTCGCGGGATGATTTCCCACCGTTCTACGCCTTGACCATGGCCTCGCCGCCCTGGGTGCCGAAAGTGGTACTGGCGGCGGTGGCCGAGCAGTATGTCCAGCGCCGGGAAGAGTTGGCGGAGATCTACGCGGACTTTACCGCCAGCCCGCCGATGGAACCGCGCCTGGGTGATATCCGTGCGCCGTCGTTGCTTGTCTGGGGTCGGCAAGACCGGATGATCGACGTCAGCTGCGTCCCTGTATGGAGCAAGGGCATCGCGGATTTGCGAGTGGAAATCTGGGACGGCCTCGGCCACTTGCCGCCCATGGAAAAACCAGCAAGGACTGCGGCGTTGTATCGGGATTTTCTCAAGGGACTAAGGCAATGA
- a CDS encoding polymorphic toxin type 44 domain-containing protein: protein MAVWTNRYNQEINAIINRYQLDKASLEKRVQAEQRGREYEEFGNFNYGATGTVAGISEQILLRAAGAAQSIAGTSEE from the coding sequence ATAGCCGTTTGGACCAACCGATACAACCAGGAAATAAATGCCATTATCAATCGATATCAACTGGACAAGGCCAGCCTGGAGAAAAGAGTCCAGGCCGAACAGCGCGGCAGGGAATATGAGGAATTTGGAAATTTCAATTATGGCGCTACCGGCACAGTAGCAGGAATTTCAGAACAGATCCTACTAAGAGCGGCAGGAGCGGCTCAATCCATAGCAGGGACGTCAGAGGAATAG